In Nocardioides cavernae, a single genomic region encodes these proteins:
- a CDS encoding GH1 family beta-glucosidase: protein MTTHTASASTVESTPRAHFPHDFVWGMATASYQIEGAVTEDGRTPSIWDTFSRVPGAILGGDTGEVACDHYHRMPADVELLADLGATSYRFSVAWPRVRPDAGPVNATGLAFYDRLVDELLSHGIAPWLTLYHWDLPQVLEDAGGWTNRDTVHRFVDYAVSVHEALGDRVPTWTTLNEPWCSAFLGYSAGHHAPGRQEGAAGLVAGHHLLLAHGLATQELRSRGAERLGLSLNLTVPDPSDAGDPVDVDAARRIDGMHNRFFLDPIFRGSYPADVLEDTADRTWQDRPWLDVVRDGDLDVISTPIDVLGVNYYHGNEVSGHPRTDVVGIGADHPARAALSPYPGSEHVTFPSRGLPLTAMGWEIQPEGLHRLLRRLHDDYPHLPIYLTETGAAFDDRLDEHGRVHDPDRIAFLDSYLRAVHRAIDEGVDVRGFFQWSFYDNFEWAFGYAKRFGLVHVDYATQRRTPKSSAHWYAELARTGTLPAPPAVDH, encoded by the coding sequence ATGACCACCCACACCGCGTCCGCCTCCACCGTCGAGTCGACGCCTCGCGCGCACTTCCCGCACGACTTCGTGTGGGGGATGGCGACCGCCTCCTACCAGATCGAGGGCGCCGTCACCGAGGACGGGCGCACCCCCTCGATCTGGGACACCTTCTCGCGGGTCCCCGGAGCGATCCTGGGCGGGGACACCGGAGAGGTCGCCTGCGACCACTACCACCGGATGCCGGCCGATGTGGAACTCCTCGCCGACCTCGGCGCCACGTCGTACCGCTTCTCGGTGGCGTGGCCGCGGGTTCGGCCGGACGCGGGGCCGGTCAACGCGACCGGCCTCGCGTTCTACGACCGACTCGTCGACGAGCTGCTCTCCCACGGGATCGCGCCGTGGCTCACGCTCTACCACTGGGACCTGCCGCAGGTGCTCGAGGACGCCGGCGGCTGGACCAACCGCGACACCGTCCACCGGTTCGTGGACTACGCCGTCTCGGTGCACGAGGCGCTCGGCGACCGGGTGCCGACGTGGACCACGCTCAACGAGCCGTGGTGCTCGGCCTTCCTCGGCTACTCCGCGGGCCACCACGCGCCCGGTCGCCAGGAGGGGGCCGCCGGTCTCGTCGCCGGTCACCACCTGCTGCTCGCGCACGGCCTCGCGACGCAGGAGCTGCGCAGCCGCGGCGCCGAGCGGCTCGGGCTGAGCCTCAACCTGACGGTGCCCGACCCGAGCGACGCAGGAGACCCGGTCGACGTCGACGCCGCCCGCCGCATCGACGGGATGCACAACCGGTTCTTCCTCGACCCGATCTTCCGCGGCTCCTACCCCGCCGACGTGCTCGAGGACACCGCCGACCGGACGTGGCAGGACCGGCCCTGGCTCGACGTGGTGCGCGACGGCGACCTCGACGTGATCTCGACCCCGATCGACGTGCTGGGCGTGAACTACTACCACGGCAACGAGGTCTCGGGTCACCCGCGCACGGACGTCGTCGGCATCGGCGCCGACCACCCCGCCCGGGCCGCGCTCTCGCCGTACCCCGGCTCCGAGCACGTCACCTTCCCCAGCCGCGGGCTGCCGCTGACCGCGATGGGGTGGGAGATCCAGCCCGAGGGCCTCCACCGGCTGCTCCGCCGCCTCCACGACGACTACCCCCACCTGCCGATCTACCTCACCGAGACCGGCGCGGCCTTCGACGACCGGCTCGACGAGCACGGCCGGGTGCACGACCCCGACCGGATCGCGTTCCTCGACTCCTACCTGCGTGCGGTGCACCGGGCGATCGACGAGGGCGTCGACGTCCGGGGGTTCTTCCAGTGGTCGTTCTACGACAACTTCGAGTGGGCCTTCGGCTACGCCAAGCGCTTCGGGCTCGTCCACGTCGACTACGCGACGCAGCGTCGTACGCCGAAGTCGAGCGCCCACTGGTACGCCGAGCTCGCCCGCACCGGGACCCTGCCCGCGCCACCGGCCGTGGACCACTAG
- a CDS encoding acetyl-CoA C-acetyltransferase, with the protein MAEAFVYDHIRTPRGRGKTVGSLHEVKPVDLVVGLLDELKTRNPTLDPARVDDVVLGVVTPIGDQGGDIAKTAALKAGYPETVAGVQLNRFCASGLEAVNQAAQRVRSGFEDLVIAGGVESMSRVPMGSDGGAWAMDPATALQTGFVPQGIGADLIATIEGWNREDVDAYAAESHHRAAKAWANGYFDGAVIPVRDISGVTVLDRDETVRPDTSVEGLAGLKPSFAQIGRDAGFDDVALEKYHWIPAIDHVHHAGNSSGIVDGAAVMAIGTEEVGTSLGLTPRARIISTAVSGADPTIMLTGPAPAARKALARAGLEVDDIDLWEINEAFAAVAMRFMRDMGISHDVTNVNGGAIAMGHPLGATGAMILGTLVDELARRDQKRGLATLCVGGGMGIATIVELV; encoded by the coding sequence ATGGCAGAAGCATTCGTCTACGACCACATCCGCACACCTCGCGGCCGCGGCAAGACCGTCGGCTCGCTGCACGAGGTGAAGCCGGTGGACCTGGTCGTCGGACTCCTCGACGAGCTCAAGACCCGCAACCCCACGCTCGACCCGGCCCGCGTCGACGACGTCGTGCTCGGCGTCGTGACCCCGATCGGCGACCAGGGCGGAGACATCGCCAAGACGGCCGCGCTCAAGGCCGGCTACCCCGAGACCGTCGCCGGTGTGCAGCTCAACCGCTTCTGCGCCTCGGGCCTCGAGGCCGTCAACCAGGCCGCCCAGCGGGTGCGCTCGGGCTTCGAGGACCTCGTCATCGCCGGCGGCGTCGAGTCGATGAGCCGGGTGCCGATGGGCAGCGACGGCGGCGCCTGGGCGATGGACCCGGCCACCGCGCTGCAGACCGGCTTCGTGCCGCAGGGCATCGGCGCCGACCTGATCGCGACGATCGAGGGCTGGAACCGCGAGGACGTCGACGCGTACGCCGCCGAGTCGCACCACCGTGCCGCCAAGGCGTGGGCCAACGGCTACTTCGACGGCGCCGTGATCCCGGTTCGCGACATCAGCGGGGTCACCGTCCTCGACCGCGACGAGACCGTCCGCCCGGACACGTCCGTCGAGGGCCTCGCCGGGCTCAAGCCGTCGTTCGCGCAGATCGGGCGCGACGCGGGCTTCGACGACGTGGCGCTCGAGAAGTACCACTGGATCCCCGCGATCGACCACGTCCACCACGCCGGCAACTCCTCGGGCATCGTCGACGGCGCGGCCGTGATGGCGATCGGCACCGAGGAGGTCGGTACGTCGCTGGGCCTGACGCCGCGAGCGCGGATCATCTCGACCGCCGTCTCGGGCGCCGACCCGACGATCATGCTCACCGGCCCCGCCCCCGCCGCGCGCAAGGCGCTCGCCCGCGCCGGCCTCGAGGTCGACGACATCGACCTGTGGGAGATCAACGAGGCGTTCGCCGCCGTCGCGATGCGCTTCATGCGCGACATGGGCATCAGCCACGACGTCACCAACGTCAACGGCGGCGCGATCGCCATGGGCCACCCGCTCGGCGCCACCGGCGCGATGATCCTCGGCACCCTCGTCGACGAGCTCGCCCGCCGCGACCAGAAGCGCGGCCTCGCCACGCTCTGCGTCGGCGGTGGCATGGGTATCGCGACGATCGTCGAGCTGGTCTGA
- a CDS encoding helix-turn-helix domain-containing protein yields METELHADLPEGHDADLLTLDELTERTGVSARNVRFYASRGLVPSPVRRGRSGYYGPDHVARLELVRELQGHGFTLSAIEKYVEQIPATATPSDIARHLSLLAPVTGDRDVDVPGGLSGMGISPDAAQAVAEVYAEHGRQVAEELSEIVRTKVWPQFREAGYTAEQLREFIHRLKPLTIAGLVTAYEQAIDDSQASYDGRRR; encoded by the coding sequence GTGGAGACCGAGCTGCATGCCGACCTGCCGGAGGGGCACGACGCCGACCTGCTGACCCTGGACGAGCTGACCGAGCGCACCGGCGTGAGCGCGCGCAACGTGCGGTTCTACGCCTCGCGCGGCCTGGTGCCCTCGCCCGTACGACGCGGCCGCTCGGGCTACTACGGCCCCGACCACGTCGCCCGCCTCGAGCTGGTCCGCGAGCTGCAGGGCCACGGCTTCACGCTGTCGGCGATCGAGAAGTACGTCGAGCAGATCCCGGCCACCGCCACGCCGTCCGACATCGCCCGCCACCTCTCGCTCCTCGCCCCCGTCACCGGGGACCGCGACGTCGACGTCCCGGGCGGCCTGTCCGGGATGGGCATCTCCCCCGATGCCGCGCAGGCGGTCGCGGAGGTCTACGCCGAGCACGGCCGCCAGGTCGCCGAGGAGCTCTCGGAGATCGTGCGCACCAAGGTGTGGCCGCAGTTCCGCGAGGCCGGCTACACCGCCGAGCAGCTGCGCGAGTTCATCCACCGCCTGAAGCCGCTGACCATCGCCGGCCTGGTGACGGCCTACGAGCAGGCGATCGACGACAGCCAGGCGTCGTACGACGGCAGGCGGAGATGA
- a CDS encoding CPBP family intramembrane glutamic endopeptidase — MRAWIQRSLWDVVPRDQRDTPEAFRRRQVVAAVVVLVGAGVLGWSLRLEPGGNLFYVAAVVLAGVWAAGAFLSGRLHLGRIAGDGEVFIRPILAPIMLGLLLVGAFVLGSLVVREIDPLADYVSSVLEYADQGSLTILAAITFVNGIAEELFFRGAMYAAIPRHPVLWTTLAYVVATLATGNVMLAFAAILLGTVCGLERRASGGILAPILTHITWSLSMLFLLPLLF; from the coding sequence ATGCGCGCCTGGATCCAGCGATCGCTGTGGGACGTCGTCCCGCGCGACCAACGAGACACCCCGGAGGCCTTCCGTCGTCGCCAGGTCGTCGCGGCGGTCGTCGTGCTCGTCGGTGCGGGTGTCCTCGGCTGGTCGCTGCGGCTCGAGCCGGGCGGCAACCTCTTCTACGTCGCGGCCGTCGTGCTGGCCGGGGTCTGGGCCGCGGGCGCGTTCCTCTCGGGTCGGCTCCACCTCGGCCGCATCGCCGGGGACGGCGAGGTCTTCATCCGGCCGATCCTGGCGCCGATCATGCTCGGCCTGCTGCTCGTCGGAGCCTTCGTCCTCGGCTCCCTCGTGGTCCGCGAGATCGATCCCCTCGCGGACTACGTCAGCAGCGTCCTGGAGTACGCCGACCAGGGCTCGCTGACGATCCTCGCGGCCATCACCTTCGTCAACGGCATCGCCGAGGAGCTGTTCTTCCGCGGCGCGATGTACGCCGCGATCCCGCGCCACCCGGTGCTCTGGACGACGCTCGCCTACGTCGTCGCCACGCTCGCGACCGGCAACGTCATGCTCGCCTTCGCCGCGATCCTGCTCGGCACCGTCTGCGGTCTCGAGCGACGGGCCAGCGGCGGGATCCTCGCGCCGATCCTGACCCACATCACCTGGTCGCTGTCGATGCTCTTCCTGCTACCGCTGCTCTTCTGA
- a CDS encoding NAD(P)H-binding protein → MVTVLVTGATGFIGRRLVPALLDAGHDVRAMTRRPESYDGQGEPVGADVSDRSSLDEALRGVDVAIYLVHSLDDPDFERKDADAARTFSAAAAAAGVKQIVYMGGLGDDDQDLSAHLRSRREVEELLGGDGVPVTVLRAAIVVGHGGISWELTRQLVKNLPAMVVPKWVGTRTQPISIDDVVRYLAGVVDHPDALGRVFEIGGPDQLTYREMLLVANEESDGRQIPIVVVPLLTPRLSSYWLALVTDVDVTTGRNLIDSMSTEVVVRDTSIRDVVPGEPLTYRESVRRALADRAAAERGSEEQR, encoded by the coding sequence ATGGTCACCGTCCTCGTCACCGGCGCCACCGGCTTCATCGGCCGCCGCCTCGTCCCCGCCCTGCTCGACGCCGGGCACGACGTCCGGGCGATGACCCGGCGCCCGGAGTCGTACGACGGCCAGGGTGAGCCGGTCGGCGCCGACGTGTCGGACCGGTCCTCGCTCGACGAGGCGCTGCGCGGCGTCGACGTGGCGATCTACCTCGTCCACTCGCTCGACGACCCCGACTTCGAGCGCAAGGACGCGGACGCCGCGCGCACCTTCAGCGCCGCGGCGGCCGCGGCCGGGGTGAAGCAGATCGTCTACATGGGCGGGCTCGGCGACGACGACCAGGACCTGTCGGCCCACCTGCGCTCGCGGCGTGAGGTGGAGGAGCTCCTGGGCGGCGACGGGGTGCCGGTCACGGTCCTGCGCGCGGCGATCGTCGTCGGCCACGGCGGCATCTCGTGGGAGCTCACCCGACAGCTGGTCAAGAACCTGCCGGCGATGGTCGTGCCCAAGTGGGTCGGCACGCGCACCCAGCCCATCTCGATCGACGACGTGGTGCGCTACCTCGCCGGGGTCGTCGACCACCCCGACGCCCTCGGCCGGGTCTTCGAGATCGGCGGGCCCGACCAGCTCACCTACCGGGAGATGCTCCTGGTCGCCAACGAGGAGAGCGACGGACGCCAGATCCCGATCGTGGTCGTGCCGCTGCTCACGCCTCGCCTGTCGTCGTACTGGCTGGCGCTGGTCACCGACGTCGACGTGACGACCGGGCGCAACCTGATCGACTCGATGTCCACCGAGGTGGTCGTGCGCGACACCTCGATCCGCGACGTCGTGCCGGGCGAGCCGCTGACCTACCGCGAGTCCGTGCGCCGCGCGCTGGCCGACCGGGCGGCGGCCGAGCGCGGGTCAGAAGAGCAGCGGTAG
- a CDS encoding LLM class flavin-dependent oxidoreductase — protein MPDFDFSVLGTREHPTLGLDTFGDAPLDGAPANHAETLRQTVAEAVLADRVGVDYIGLGEHHRPDYAISAPDVVLAAIAGQTERIRLGTGVTVLSSDDPIRVYQRFATLDAVSNGRAEVQLGRGSFIESFGLFGLELSDYDRLFAEKLDLFAALQDEGPVTWEGTVRPPLVDQRVYPTTAAGRLPAWIGVGGTPQSVVRAAQYGMPLMLAVIGGSPAGFVQLADLYREALGRMELPELPIGMHSPGHVAATDEQAREQLYPNQAELYTRIGRERGWPPYSRIQFEQAASREGALFVGSPETVAQKIAWAARTLGLSRFQLKYSVGSLPHDQRLESVRLYGEEVIPRVRELLRADS, from the coding sequence ATGCCTGACTTCGACTTCTCCGTGCTCGGCACGCGCGAGCACCCCACGCTGGGCCTCGACACGTTCGGCGACGCCCCGCTCGACGGCGCGCCGGCGAACCATGCCGAGACGCTGCGGCAGACCGTCGCGGAGGCGGTGCTCGCGGACCGCGTCGGCGTCGACTACATCGGTCTCGGCGAGCACCACCGCCCCGACTACGCCATCTCGGCGCCCGACGTCGTGCTCGCCGCGATCGCCGGGCAGACCGAGCGGATCCGGCTCGGCACCGGCGTCACCGTGCTGTCCTCCGACGACCCGATCCGGGTCTACCAGCGCTTCGCCACCCTCGACGCGGTGAGCAACGGCCGCGCGGAGGTGCAGCTGGGCCGGGGGTCGTTCATCGAGTCGTTCGGCCTCTTCGGGCTCGAGCTGTCCGACTACGACCGGCTCTTCGCCGAGAAGCTCGACCTCTTCGCCGCGCTCCAGGACGAGGGCCCCGTGACGTGGGAGGGCACCGTCCGCCCGCCGCTGGTCGACCAGCGGGTCTACCCGACCACCGCCGCCGGCCGCCTGCCCGCCTGGATCGGCGTCGGCGGCACACCGCAGTCGGTCGTGCGCGCCGCGCAGTACGGCATGCCGCTGATGCTCGCCGTCATCGGCGGCTCGCCGGCGGGCTTCGTCCAGCTCGCCGACCTCTACCGCGAGGCGCTCGGCCGGATGGAGCTGCCCGAGCTGCCGATCGGCATGCACTCCCCGGGACACGTGGCAGCCACCGACGAACAGGCCCGCGAGCAGCTCTACCCGAACCAGGCCGAGCTCTACACCCGCATCGGTCGCGAGCGCGGCTGGCCGCCGTACTCCCGCATCCAGTTCGAGCAGGCGGCCTCCCGGGAGGGCGCGCTGTTCGTCGGTTCGCCGGAGACGGTCGCGCAGAAGATCGCGTGGGCGGCCCGGACCCTCGGCCTGAGCCGCTTCCAGCTGAAGTACTCCGTCGGCTCGCTGCCGCACGACCAGCGGTTGGAGTCGGTGCGGCTCTACGGCGAGGAAGTCATCCCGCGGGTCCGCGAGCTCCTGCGGGCGGACTCCTAG
- a CDS encoding cation:proton antiporter domain-containing protein: MTGGAIYLLLGLSLLLAIVLPQLVHRIPVSPPMVLVALGMAIGLLPLDDAVSLDPQDHHALITHVTEFTVLVSLMGVGLAIDRTLDPRSWRSWRTWSPVWRLLLVTMPLTILGVALVGWWVAGLAPAVALLLGAALAPTDPVLASDVQVGEPLTEDVDDGEGTGDAGRRDEDDDIRFSLTAEAGLNDGLAFPFVHLALLLLAGGFGLADAGAWLGWYVVGKIVIGVLVGLTLGWLLGRQAFRSRSDKLRLADHGEPMLALAALLAAYGAAEVVSGYGFLAVFVCAMSLRASHHGHSYQRAMHGVVERLERLMTLLVLLVLGMAMTRGLLEHLDWRGVVVALSLVLVVRPLAGWIAVGVLPRDERLDGGLDRGEMAAVAFFGVRGVGSLFYLAYAVSHEHVPGEAWLWSTVAFTVVVSVLLHGATATPTMARLDARRKTASRSG; this comes from the coding sequence ATGACCGGGGGTGCGATCTACCTCCTGCTCGGCCTCTCCCTCCTGCTCGCGATCGTCCTGCCCCAGCTCGTCCACCGCATCCCGGTCTCACCGCCGATGGTGCTCGTCGCCCTCGGCATGGCGATCGGGCTGCTCCCGCTCGACGATGCGGTCAGCCTCGATCCGCAGGACCACCACGCGCTGATCACCCACGTCACCGAGTTCACCGTGCTGGTCTCGCTGATGGGCGTCGGGCTCGCGATCGACCGCACCCTCGACCCGCGGTCGTGGCGCTCGTGGCGCACCTGGTCACCGGTGTGGCGGCTGCTGCTGGTCACGATGCCGCTGACCATCCTGGGCGTGGCACTCGTCGGCTGGTGGGTGGCCGGGCTGGCGCCGGCGGTCGCGCTGCTGCTGGGCGCCGCCCTTGCACCGACCGACCCGGTGCTCGCCTCCGACGTGCAGGTGGGCGAGCCGCTGACCGAGGACGTCGACGACGGCGAGGGCACCGGTGACGCCGGTCGCCGCGACGAGGACGACGACATCCGGTTCTCGCTGACCGCCGAGGCCGGGCTCAACGACGGGCTCGCCTTCCCCTTCGTGCACCTGGCGCTGCTCCTCCTCGCCGGCGGCTTCGGCCTCGCCGACGCGGGCGCCTGGCTGGGCTGGTACGTCGTCGGCAAGATCGTCATCGGCGTCCTGGTGGGACTGACCCTCGGCTGGTTGCTCGGCCGACAGGCCTTCCGCTCCCGCAGCGACAAGCTCCGCCTGGCCGACCACGGCGAGCCGATGCTGGCGCTCGCCGCGCTGCTGGCGGCGTACGGCGCCGCGGAGGTCGTCAGCGGCTACGGCTTCCTCGCGGTCTTCGTGTGCGCGATGAGCCTGCGGGCCTCGCACCACGGCCACTCCTACCAGCGCGCGATGCACGGAGTCGTCGAGCGGCTCGAGCGGCTGATGACCCTGCTCGTGCTGCTGGTCCTCGGCATGGCGATGACCCGCGGCCTCCTCGAGCACCTCGACTGGCGCGGCGTGGTCGTCGCGCTGTCCCTCGTCCTCGTCGTACGTCCGCTGGCAGGCTGGATCGCGGTGGGCGTGCTGCCCCGCGACGAACGCCTCGACGGCGGACTCGACCGCGGCGAGATGGCGGCCGTGGCGTTCTTCGGCGTCCGCGGCGTGGGCTCGCTGTTCTACCTCGCGTACGCCGTCAGCCACGAGCACGTCCCCGGCGAGGCCTGGCTGTGGTCGACGGTCGCCTTCACCGTGGTGGTCTCCGTCCTGTTGCACGGGGCGACGGCGACGCCCACGATGGCGCGCCTCGACGCCCGCAGGAAGACCGCCTCCCGGTCCGGATGA
- a CDS encoding DEAD/DEAH box helicase: MTFADLGVPSSLAQILEQQGITTPTPIQAATLPDSLAGRDVLGRGRTGSGKTYAFLLPLVARLDASKLPAMPRKPRALILAPTRELVGQIHAALLPLAKAAGLSTVVVYGGVGQNPQVTALKKGVDIVLACPGRLEDLMGQGYADLSAVEITILDEADHMADLGFLPGVRRIMDKTPQSGQRMLFSATLDKAIDVLVKRFLTNAVTHEADSAQSPVSTMSHHVLHVSRDQRVPVLVDLTSAPGRTVVFTRTKHGAKALARQLNKSGVPSVDLHGNLSQNARTRNMEMFHSGKATTLVATDIAARGIHVDDVALVIHADPPTEHKAYLHRSGRTARAGAEGTVITLMTDEQQRDVRDLTRLAGIKPTTTKVSGPGHAMLTQLAPGERSTPGGLVIEAPATGGGGRSTGANAQRKRARSTGQTNGQSRRGNPTSYTSETPSGSPTGGGQRRRSGGGQGGGQGGGQGGSGGQGGGGNRRRRGGQGGGQGGGQGGQSRSGGHSAASFSRSR; this comes from the coding sequence ATGACCTTCGCCGACCTCGGCGTACCGTCCTCGCTCGCCCAGATCCTGGAGCAGCAGGGCATCACCACTCCCACCCCGATCCAGGCCGCGACGCTGCCCGACAGCCTCGCCGGCCGCGACGTCCTCGGCCGTGGCCGCACCGGCTCCGGCAAGACGTACGCCTTCCTCCTCCCGCTGGTCGCCCGCCTCGACGCGTCCAAGCTCCCGGCGATGCCGCGCAAGCCGCGCGCGCTGATCCTGGCGCCGACCCGCGAGCTGGTCGGCCAGATCCACGCCGCCCTCCTGCCGCTGGCCAAGGCCGCCGGCCTGTCGACCGTCGTCGTCTACGGCGGCGTCGGCCAGAACCCGCAGGTCACGGCGCTCAAGAAGGGCGTCGACATCGTCCTCGCCTGCCCGGGCCGGCTCGAGGACCTCATGGGCCAGGGCTACGCCGACCTGTCCGCGGTCGAGATCACCATCCTCGACGAGGCCGACCACATGGCCGACCTGGGCTTCCTGCCCGGCGTGCGCCGCATCATGGACAAGACCCCGCAGTCCGGTCAGCGGATGCTCTTCTCCGCCACGCTCGACAAGGCGATCGACGTCCTCGTCAAGCGGTTCCTGACCAACGCGGTCACCCACGAGGCCGACTCGGCGCAGTCGCCGGTATCCACGATGTCGCACCACGTGCTGCACGTCTCGCGTGACCAGCGCGTGCCGGTGCTCGTCGACCTGACGAGCGCGCCCGGTCGCACGGTGGTCTTCACCCGCACCAAGCACGGCGCCAAGGCGCTGGCCCGCCAGCTCAACAAGAGCGGCGTACCCTCGGTCGACCTCCACGGCAACCTCAGCCAGAACGCGCGTACGCGCAACATGGAGATGTTCCACTCCGGCAAGGCCACGACGCTGGTCGCGACCGACATCGCCGCCCGCGGCATCCACGTCGACGACGTCGCCCTGGTGATCCACGCCGACCCGCCGACCGAGCACAAGGCCTACCTGCACCGCTCCGGTCGTACGGCCCGCGCCGGCGCCGAAGGCACCGTGATCACCCTGATGACCGACGAGCAGCAGCGCGACGTGCGCGACCTGACGCGTCTGGCCGGCATCAAGCCGACCACCACCAAGGTCAGCGGCCCGGGTCACGCGATGCTCACGCAGCTCGCCCCCGGTGAGCGCAGCACCCCCGGTGGCCTCGTCATCGAGGCGCCTGCCACCGGTGGCGGCGGTCGCTCGACCGGTGCCAACGCCCAGCGCAAGCGAGCCCGCAGCACCGGCCAGACCAACGGCCAGTCGCGTCGTGGCAACCCGACGAGCTACACCAGCGAGACCCCCAGCGGCTCGCCCACCGGTGGCGGCCAGCGTCGTCGCTCCGGCGGCGGCCAGGGCGGCGGCCAGGGCGGCGGCCAGGGCGGCTCCGGCGGCCAGGGTGGCGGCGGCAACCGTCGTCGTCGCGGTGGTCAGGGTGGCGGCCAGGGTGGCGGCCAGGGTGGCCAGTCCCGCAGCGGCGGCCACAGCGCCGCGTCGTTCAGCCGTAGTCGCTGA
- a CDS encoding LacI family DNA-binding transcriptional regulator, which yields MTTPRSPVSAGQPTLDEVARVAGVSRATASRAINGGQRVSARAQSAVDTAVRTLGYIPNPAARSLVTRRTDSIAVVVPEPDDRVFSDPFFAGTLRGVTRVLGERDIQLVLLLARPGASTARTLRYLTNRHVDGALVVSHHRDDRLAEHLADIGLPCVFGGRPWTGGDRVAYVDVDNVAGEREATEALIDRGCTRIGTIAGPADMTASEDRLAGWRQAMSTAGLAADAVEHGDFTEASGEAAARALMERHPDIDGLVVASDLMAAGALKVLAELGRRVPADIAVVGFDDLGVAERTSPALTTVRQPVDEMAERATRLLLERVDEPHSSRPMRVIIPPTLVRRASA from the coding sequence GTGACCACCCCGCGCAGCCCTGTGAGCGCGGGTCAGCCCACCCTCGACGAGGTGGCCCGGGTTGCGGGCGTCTCTCGCGCCACGGCGTCGCGTGCGATCAACGGCGGCCAGCGCGTCAGCGCGCGCGCCCAGTCGGCCGTCGACACGGCCGTGCGCACCCTGGGCTACATCCCCAACCCCGCGGCCCGCAGCCTCGTCACGCGACGTACGGACTCGATCGCCGTCGTCGTCCCCGAGCCCGACGACCGCGTCTTCTCCGACCCGTTCTTCGCCGGCACGCTGCGCGGCGTGACCCGGGTGTTGGGAGAGCGCGACATCCAGCTGGTGCTGCTGCTGGCCCGTCCCGGCGCGTCGACGGCGCGGACGCTGCGCTACCTCACCAACCGCCACGTCGACGGCGCCCTGGTCGTGTCGCACCACCGCGACGACCGGCTCGCCGAGCACCTCGCCGACATCGGCCTGCCCTGCGTCTTCGGCGGTCGTCCGTGGACCGGCGGCGACCGGGTGGCGTACGTCGACGTGGACAACGTGGCGGGCGAGCGCGAGGCGACCGAGGCCCTCATCGACCGCGGCTGCACGCGGATCGGCACCATCGCCGGGCCTGCTGACATGACGGCCTCCGAGGACCGGCTCGCCGGCTGGCGCCAGGCGATGTCGACGGCCGGGCTCGCCGCCGACGCGGTCGAGCACGGCGACTTCACCGAGGCCAGCGGCGAGGCCGCGGCCCGGGCGCTCATGGAGCGCCACCCCGACATCGACGGCCTCGTGGTCGCCTCCGACCTGATGGCCGCCGGCGCACTGAAGGTGCTCGCCGAGCTCGGTCGCCGCGTGCCCGCCGACATCGCCGTCGTCGGCTTCGACGACCTCGGCGTCGCCGAGCGCACCTCCCCGGCCCTGACCACCGTCCGGCAGCCGGTCGACGAGATGGCCGAGCGGGCGACCCGGCTGCTCCTCGAGCGCGTCGACGAGCCCCACTCCAGCCGCCCGATGCGGGTGATCATCCCGCCGACGCTGGTCCGTCGCGCCAGCGCCTGA